The following DNA comes from Magnolia sinica isolate HGM2019 chromosome 18, MsV1, whole genome shotgun sequence.
tctctctctctctctctctctctctctctccatctgtaTTATATAAGCATTTAGGACCTGGAGCTTGTTCTTGTCTTTCTAGTTTGTCCGTCTTATAGATCTCTGATAAAACTGTGTTCGGCGTCCTTGAGTTTCGGATCTTCAGGTCTCACAATTTGGTTGTGTTTTGTTGTAAATTACAATCTCCACAATTGCTGTTCGGAGGCTTTACATCTCAGTTGTAGTAACAAAGACTGAAGCAGCAATTTGTGCTTGTAGTGTGTTTCCACTCTACTGTTTAAATATCTTTTGAGCTGTATGTGAAATCTGTCTTATAAGGTTTAACAATTGGTTTTGGTGTATCATATCGTTCACCACCAATACAGGGTCGTATCGCTCGGTTTTGGGACTGTATCGGGCCGATACCAGTTTGTATTGGGTGATACATACAAGTTTTGGACAATACTTTAAACCTTTCTTACAGTAGTATGTTGCATTTCTTGAAGACGCTCCTTGCAAACATCCTTTTAGCAGGAACCCCTTTTTTTCACATAAATCCTGTCATCTATGAACTGACCAATGTATCATCTATATGCAGCTCAGCCTCTTTCTGCTGTGGACAGGTTGTGGTATTGATAGGGAGTTCAGCTAGTGCTGTCGACATCTCTAGGGACATCGCCAAAGTTGCTAAGGAAGTTCATATATCATCAAGATCTGCACCGGATGGACCAACAGCAAAGCATCCTGGCTATGATAATATGTGGCTTCATTCTATGGTAAAGGCATTCTCACCTGGCGAGTGAACGTCTGGTAGTCTCATGAAAACCCACTAAGGAAATTGCTGAATTTGGCTCCAGGATTGCTGGATCAGTAAGGAATGCTAATTTCAGCTAAACATTCATGCAGATACGAAGTACCCATGAAGATGGTACAGTGGTATTCTGGGATGGAAGTTCTGTTGTGGCCGAGATCATTCTGCACTGCACAGGGTATTACTACGTGTCTCAAATGAATCTTTAATCTTCTCATACTCTTTGTTCTATCTAGATTAATTCAACTTTAGGGTGGCATCAGGATTAGAATAAGTCAGAAGTAAAGAAAATGTTCAGGGTCTGTCCCTTTGATTACCCTTGCATTCTTTCACTTTGATTATTTTTCTTAATTACCATTGGCCAACTCCTCTATTTGCCCAATTTATTGATGGCATCACTTGCAATTTGgggtccatccaaacacaccctaatgtTAACTTTCTGCAGCTGGAAGTCTGAGCTTGTTTGGCTCCCATCAATTCTCATTAACCATGTGGAATATttttaaatacaacaaatcccATTTGTTATTTGTTCTCAGGTACAAGTATAATTTCCCTTTTCTCAAAACCAATGATATTGTGACCGTGGATGACAACCGTGTTGGGCCGCTGTATCAGCATGTTTTTCCACCATCACTGGCCCCATGGCTTTCTTTTATCGGATTACCGTGGAAGGTTTGCTTCTGATATTAGGCGGCCTTTTACTTTCACATGGTTTTGTTTCAGCCTTTGATATTGGTGTCCCTTAATAAACTTATTTTGTTTCCATTGTGCCAGGTTATTCCTTTCCCGTTGTGTGAACTACAAAGCAAGTGGGTAGCAGGTACTTTATCTGGACGGGTTGTGCTTCCTTCACAAGAGGAGATGATGGAGGATGTCAAAGCCTTTTACTTAAAACTTGATGCTGCTGGGTGTCCGAAAAGATACACCCACAGCATGTCCGATTCTCAGGTAATGCCAGTCTACTGAAACATCCATCAAACTATGGACAGTTTGCATAGAATGATATTTAATTGTGGAATGCTCGACCCAAGAATATCTGCAGTTCTTTTGGGTTTTCAAATCTTTTTTGACTGAGGCCCATGTTTCAGTATGATAAACCCCACTGGGGATGGTCCACACACAAAAATTCTCCCTGATTGGTAAAATCCTAGCCTTTTCTATTGGTGGCTAACGAATAGACAGTTAATGGACAAAATTCAACAGCTGTCCGCATTCAGCCACTAAAggcaaagatccaatggctaagaACTTCCGATCTGTGAGATATTAGTTGGCTAAGATCTTCCGCATCCAATGGCCCATTGTGCAATCACTGAAGCATGGGCCCTACTTCTACAGTCTAAATAAACTTGAGTTGTCCATCAAGCATTGCATGAGATACCTCTCATCATCATcgtcaccatcatctaagccttatcccaactaattggggtgggCTATGTGAATCttttttccgccattccactctatcaagctCTCTAACTTCAGTTagatcataggtcatcaagtcttttctcactacctccacccacgtccttttgagTTTCCCCCCTTTTCTTTTAGACCCTTCAACTTGTATGCACTTACTCCTAATTGGTGTAGTTCCTGGTCTCCGTTGCACGCGACCAAACCATCTGAGTCTACTATCCCTCGTCTTGTTTCCTGtaggtgctactcctaaattccctcgaaAGTATTTGTTTCTAATTCTAGCCTTCCATGTTTTggtactcatccatctcaacatcctcattttagttACACTCATCCTAGGGACATTTTGTTCCTTAACTGGCCAACATTCTATCCTGTAAAGCGTGGCTGTTCTTATGGTCATCCCATAAAATTTTGCTTTCAGTTTCAGTGGTACATGACggtcacataaaactccagaggtaCATCTCTATTTCTTCCACCCCTCTTGAAtccatgggcaacatccttctcaatctctccactcatgaattattgacctaagatattgaaagtggtcattttgggaaacttcttagtCAACAATCTTTGCTACTTCCTTGTTCCCACTCCTattttactaaaattgcactccatatacttcgTTTAAGTCCGAcgaattttaaatcctttagattatAAAGCACCTcttcataaatctagctttgtgtttacaccgtccctcatcttgtcaatcaaaactatgtcatctataaacaacaTACACCCTGGGATCTTCTTGCAAATGCTTTGTTAACTCGTCCATAATCAATGCGAAAAGGCATGGGCTCAATGCCGATCCCTGGTACAAACTGACGGTAATTGGgaacttgtctctccactagtggttcTTAAATTTGTTATTGCTCCCTCATATATATCTTTAATCATGTCGATACATCCTTTTAAAATTCCTCTCCCAACACCCATCAGATTAACTCTCTAAGGGACCCTATTGCAAGCTTTTTGTAAGTTAATAATGACCTCAAGGAGATTCTCTCCTCGCCCTAGATTCTCAATCAATTATTTGAGTGGGAAAATAGCTTCAATGGTATACCTCCTTGGCATGATACCAAACTGATTTTTTGATAGATTCGTCTCATGCAATGTTGTTAAAATCGTCATCATATCGCAAATCGTACCAGGAGTTGAATCATATCAAACTGCAAATCGTATGTTAAATCATAAGatcttttttatataattaaaaaaaaaaactataaaaaaattgaatatatatatatatataaaatcagcaaaaaactcatcaatcatccttttTCCATCAATATGCATCAaataataccatgtcatgatagtgttagaggattcttatctttcctttatttttgtctttcatttcaagaatttttccttaaaaaaatacaaggatcctttaataatttatgttcttgttacatTCATTGAATGTAGAATCATGTTGGAAAAGAGACATTTGACACCATAGGCCaacgaaaaaagatattttgatttctaaaaatcattccacaatacatattaGTCAACATGATCGTacccatccataaaaacattccagatgAGTCATATATCAATTAGTTGTTTCGACATGttaaagaagtaagaaatcataaataaataaaaaagctccatgatttaacgttgaagaatatatatatatatatatatatatatatatatatatatatatatatatatatatatgtaaaatttaatctcttataaagaacaaataaaataatttaccttctctaaatgattcttaaagcctccaccaatttaaaacataaaatgaaagctaagtgaagcttaaaatagaagagaacaagtataatttgaattgtaaatcgggaattgaattgtaaatcgtaggattcatataaaaagggattcaaatagTTTTTcttaagattcaactcaaatcatatATCATAAATTGTAAATCGACAACACTGgtctcatgccttagtctttggTCAATCACCGTTTCCTAAAGTTTCAAAGTATGGCTCATAACTTTAATCCCACGATAGTTTACCACgagtacttttcctccattcatcaggcattttcttcaatcttacaaTCCTATTAAACAACTTCGTCAACCAAAATAACTCTCCTGGAtacttccaaacctctattgcTATACCAGCAGGTCCAAAAGCCTTTCCTATTTtccatctttctcaaagcttctttcacctCATATTTCCTAATCCTTCCAAAGTGTCTATGGattgagtttatggttccttctatctCTATGCTCCCAAAGTGACAAGTTCTTAAAATGTgattgtcatttaacaagttcttAAAATAATTCCTCCAtctttcattgatctcattgtccttGACTAGTACTCCATTGCATGAGGTACCTCTATTTGTCAAATTTATCATGTGATCCATGATTAATGGGTAGAAAAGTCATTTATCAATTATCATTTGGTAGGGATCTGTGGATCAGAATCTCGGAAATTTGAGAAATTCTCcatgcaatgtttattttctcCTCTGCGTCATCCAACCCAGGACACTGCCAAATGATAAGTGGGCACAAATCCAAACCAGACACCACTCAATCTGATGATGCTGTAGCCATTCAAAGCAGATGCAACCAGGTCTGCTAATGTTAGTTCACGATCTCAGTCTACACCTTCATTATATCAAATCAATCTGAATTCCCGGTTGCTGGAGACCTGCCATTATTTCATGAAATGTGCAAACTACAACAGTAGATTGCCATGAGGAACATTGTATATCATGGCACATTGaataccaaaaaagaaaagaaaagaaaagaaaagaaaaaaaggaagggaAATGATATTGATGTGTTATCCCATCACCCCTCTGTCGCTTATTGTCCAAGGAGAAGAGAGAAGCTCTTTACAAAATTGGTATTGTAAGTTCAGTGCCCATTATTATATTTGACTTAGAACAGATGAAAATATTCCAATAGAGACTGCATATTTATATTGAGTTGTCTCCATCCATCATCCCGGAGGAATGAAGGTCATTTTCGTAATTTCATCAAAGCATCATCCCGATGTTTTTGTTTCTCAAACTGCACAAGTACCTGTATTGCAGTTTGATTACAATGACTGGCTTGCCGCTGAGTGTGGGTATCCAGCTGTGGAGGAGTGGCGGAAGCAGATGTATGCAGCAACTGGAAAAAACAGGGTGGCCCGTTCGGAAACCTATCGAGATGAATGGGAAGATCACCATTTGGTCTTACAAGCACGTGGTGACTTCCAACAGTATTGTCAGAGAGCATGCTCACAGCAACCTTGATATGAGGCACTGTTATCTTTTTAAGTTGTTTTTACTTGTCACCTCAAATGCCAATAAACTCGTGTGTATTGTTACAAGTCATTTAAATAAATCCCATGTATTTTATAGATGAATTATCATTCCTCGAA
Coding sequences within:
- the LOC131232652 gene encoding flavin-containing monooxygenase FMO GS-OX-like 3 isoform X1; the encoded protein is MMMKQAYMHPSPNSPIIIYSKPHPLSMAASPALHHVPSPKISRAVAVIGAGAAGLVAARELRREGHKVVVFERGERVGGTWIYDPSIESDPLGSDPSRKIVHGSLYESLRTNLPRESMGFRDYPFVARDGRDSRRFPGHQEVLLYLEDFSRDFGLEDSVRFETEVSEVGLVDGGRWRVRSRRVGMDGCDGASEVYDGVVVCNGHYTEPRIAEIPGIDVWPGKQIHSHNYRVPEPFRDQVVVLIGSSASAVDISRDIAKVAKEVHISSRSAPDGPTAKHPGYDNMWLHSMIRSTHEDGTVVFWDGSSVVAEIILHCTGYKYNFPFLKTNDIVTVDDNRVGPLYQHVFPPSLAPWLSFIGLPWKVIPFPLCELQSKWVAGTLSGRVVLPSQEEMMEDVKAFYLKLDAAGCPKRYTHSMSDSQYLYCSLITMTGLPLSVGIQLWRSGGSRCMQQLEKTGWPVRKPIEMNGKITIWSYKHVVTSNSIVREHAHSNLDMRHCYLFKLFLLVTSNANKLVCIVTSHLNKSHVFYR
- the LOC131232652 gene encoding flavin-containing monooxygenase FMO GS-OX-like 4 isoform X2, with the translated sequence MMMKQAYMHPSPNSPIIIYSKPHPLSMAASPALHHVPSPKISRAVAVIGAGAAGLVAARELRREGHKVVVFERGERVGGTWIYDPSIESDPLGSDPSRKIVHGSLYESLRTNLPRESMGFRDYPFVARDGRDSRRFPGHQEVLLYLEDFSRDFGLEDSVRFETEVSEVGLVDGGRWRVRSRRVGMDGCDGASEVYDGVVVCNGHYTEPRIAEIPGIDVWPGKQIHSHNYRVPEPFRDQVVVLIGSSASAVDISRDIAKVAKEVHISSRSAPDGPTAKHPGYDNMWLHSMIRSTHEDGTVVFWDGSSVVAEIILHCTGYKYNFPFLKTNDIVTVDDNRVGPLYQHVFPPSLAPWLSFIGLPWKVIPFPLCELQSKWVAGTLSGRVVLPSQEEMMEDVKAFYLKLDAAGCPKRYTHSMSDSQFDYNDWLAAECGYPAVEEWRKQMYAATGKNRVARSETYRDEWEDHHLVLQARGDFQQYCQRACSQQP